In the Vanacampus margaritifer isolate UIUO_Vmar chromosome 9, RoL_Vmar_1.0, whole genome shotgun sequence genome, GATTAATGATCATTTTTTATagaacaataataaaaacaacattagtTAATTATAATGCAATACTGTAAAAATATTGCACTGCAATTATTGTGACGTTAaaagcaaatttgttttttttaaaaatcaacattttaacaaaatatcCGCCAGTCCAACTCCACAAAGCGTGCGTTGCAAAGCGGTAAGTAAAATACCTCGTGTTTACTAGCGTGTGTGCGACACGCGTGTTGTGACTCGACTTTAATTGcggccaaaagaaaaaaaaaaaaaagtgctcgcTCACAATAGCGGCGGTGGCGACGAGCCTCACCACAAAATGGCGACGGCGGCGTCTCTGCTCCTTTTTCCGCACTGCAGCACCACCGTGGCTAAACGtgtgctcgtgtgtgtgtgtgtgtgcgtgtgtgtgtgtgtgcgtggaaaAGCACTGTGCCGCACTGTTCCGCCATTCCAGCTCAGAGGACGCCGCCATTTTATAAACATGGCAGCTAATGCTAACCGACGATGCTTAGCGCTCCATTAAAaatagaatacagcaaaatcttAACAAATCGAcaaattagaaaaagaaaaaagttgcttAAGTTTGATCGTTGGGTTTGGACGTTCGCTCGGCAGAGCTGGTACattcgtgtgtgcgtgtttccaGTTGAAAGGGTCCAAAGGTATTCGTGCATGATTGTAGGAGGGAGGTTTTATTTGGTGGGGTGAAAGGAAGGCAGCGATGtaagacacccccccacccccccagcaccccccaccccaaaaaaagcgGTGCAAAGTGAAAAAGACGGAGCTCACAGCGGGAGAATGACAGGAAAAGAAGGGAGGAGATTGTGAAAGAGAAAAGGAATCAATTAGAGCGAAAGGAAAGTCGCTCCTTAATGGCTTCTCGCAGTAGGAAGGCGACGAGACAAAACGGGAGGAGTTTTTCGGGAAAGAAGTTGACGGCGAAAGAAGAAGGTGAGTGAGGAGGATGGCGTGCGTGTCTATTGGGAGGGTTGTTGTCTGATGCAACCCGGGCTCAAGCGCCTTCTCGCCTTCTTCATTTGTGCCAGTGGTGATGGTGATGGAGGGGGGGGGTCTCACCAGAAACTCTACCGAAAGGCTGCATTTGTACCACGAGTGACAATTCTGACACGCCACGGCCAAATGCGTGAAAGTGGATGTCCTCAGATGTGAATAGATTTTGTCAATGCGAGGCGGGCGCCATTAAAAATATGCAGATGCCACAAATCTACCTCAACAACACACTAATGGTAAAATCTGAACTACATACAGTCAGagctgatacaaaaaaaattgctcgtATACATATCTAGAGAGTGCCTGTCATTTTCAAGGGTGGAGTCTCCCTATTTTTATCCCCAGGTTGCTCGTAATATATTGGACTGATGTTGGCCAGCGTGACTGATGAATGACCATCCTGCATATCAGCAATCCTATTGTAACCTGCAGCCCAAAGGACACACCCACCAGAAAAGTTGCTACGGGTACCTTGAAAAGGTCATTTTAGTTACTTTACCGATGacctgattttaaaagtaacttagttaccgattacttgattttaaaaggtaaaaaaaaaaaaaattgccgacAAACTCAAAACGATgcttaattgcatttttaacagtaatgtttaagaaaaaaaaagtgtttagtacacagtaaattctgtagcataaatttgactatttagagtgggatcaAAATCGACTCTACAGTCCTATTTACACTTGgtagagagtaaaataaagaatttaccGATTTACTCCCTGAGCCACCTAGCTCCTGCTGTGTTAGCATATCTCTGGAATCAAAAAaatttggtctcctcttggagataagcaaacagtaggagggggcatagctcaggtggtagtgtggccgtccaaactgaaggtcgtgagtttgttcctcaacccttgagtgacttttattttttggggttctttattttattctcttccaagtgtaaattttagcCTACTtttaaactgagtctatttggtcccactccaaagtcaaatttattctaaATAGAGTCATTATAGTTATACAATATAATACTGTATAACTATAATGTAAATTATACAGAGCTGCATTCAGTTTGGTTGGATGCGCAGTTTAGCATTAAAGCAAACAGCGCTAGCTTCTGCTAGGTGACATTTTGCTCAGTGAAGTTGCCGATGCTGTGCCAAAGGGATAAAAGTGTTTGTTGACGTGTACGAAGTGCTGCATACATGAGtttcaaaaaattatatataaaaaaaaaagcaaattattattatttttttattattgtcgaCCAATAAATGGCGGCCTTATATGCCTATGACCGAATCAAAGCCAACATGACTCCCTCTCATATGATATTGTGCAAGTAATGTTATTATATAGGACAAGTAATTCGTTTTTaacttaataaaaatgtttgaccCTTTAATGGGTTATTTTGCTTTTCTGTATgtacaattgtatttttttttttttttttaatggacataCTTTCTCATGCTGTTGAAcgagaaagtgtgtccaaatttTAACTGGTTTTGTACATCGGCGCAACATTGGGGATTTTGGACCTGCAACTTTAAATACACTCCACTAGTATTAAGCACTAGAGGATGGAGGCAATTAAcaacacaggcacacacacgcacttgaTGTCATTAAGAGCCTCCTGCCTCACTCCTGTCCaatatgttgtgtgtttttgggtTAAATTAAGTCCATAAACACACAGGTGTGCACACAGGAGAGAATACAGAGCGACTGCTGAGTGACCTTGGAGCAATATCACCGTGGCCGCCCTTCAAACccagcaagtgtgtgtgtgtgtgtgtgggacaGAGATGATGATTGCCCACAACAGAGCATCCCTGCATGGAAATGTCTGTTAATCACGGGAAAAATGCGTTTCAGGGGAGTTGGAGGACAAGTGCTTCTGTTACtttgggacacacacacacacgtgtaccaacacacacacatacaccaacAAGGAAAGAGCCAGGAGGGAGAGTTTGAGCTGGGAATGTCACCACAGCACCTAATGAACATCCGACTCTCCTTCCATCCCTCGCTCATCCATCTTTTacactctttctctctcacccCATCCCAAATACTTTAGTATTGTAGTATCGAGTATTCTACACATCACGCACGGCGGCCCAGCAGCGAGGGAAGTGTCTTAGGGAGCGCATGCGACACGATGGCGCGCGAGGGCGGAGTCGGGAGGAACTCCTGCGCGGACGGACGCGCCCAGATTAGTTTTGCTCGGCTAGCGAAAGATCATAAAAAAGAGGCGCGAGGGAGGAGAGGGGAAGAGAGCGCAGGAGACAGAGGGAAGGGGAGGATTAGTGCCACTTGAGGAACGACAGACGAGCGGAGGAGAGGGAAAGAAAGGGAGACGGCGAGCGGCAAATTTAGTCAGGATTAGTTTTGGTTAAAGGGACAGGATGAGAGAGAGATGGGGGGggtggtagaaaaaaaaaagagagcaaaagtGGGAGAATCACTTCAAGTGTGCGTGATCCGACGCACGCTAAAtggacatttcattaggtacactctCAAAAGCCGTTCCAGGATCACAATCACAACAGTAGATCAAATATTAAAAGGAAATAATGTCcaaataaaaagttttgaatATAGATCTTTAGATACATTGcacaaatgcaaattaaaaaaaacatagtaaattttgaatatcaagaaaaaaaaatctaaataattggCTAGCAATTATGTTTAGTAAATAGTAATCATAATACACCCCACATAATTTCACCTTATTGGtgaaccaccccccccccaccccaatattttaatattttataatttaaaaatacaaataaataaatatttttttctcggCCAGCCAAactccattttttgggggggggtataaTGCAAAAACCTACAATAAACCAGGCATATAGTCTTTATCGTCTGTGAAAgacgactaatattactgcagcttactgagtcAGTGACGGTAGTTTTGAAGCTCTTCTTCATTTCTGTCTGCATGGCTGTATTACACTGCTCACCATCGGTGGCTAAGTCGCACATGCCAAAATGAGcaacaataattaataataataattcattattatACACAAACTCCTTAGCCCTTTACATTCTACATTGGGAGTCTGGAACAGGTATTTTCACTGTAAATTGAAATATAAATTTTTCAGAGAGCGTAAAAACAAACTCTTAAAATGAACTAAAATTGCTGTCAAACATGTTcaacgtttttaaaattatgaatACAGTTGctcatcttattttgaaaagcaaCTCTTCAAAATGGAAACAGCTCTCAAGGTGAACCACAACAACAGGAAAAGCTGAAAATGAGAACTCTTGTTTTGGATGATACTAGTAAGTGCAGGTCTACCTAATGAGCCTTTGTAGTGAGTGCATTTAGTTCATTTGTGCTCCACAGGCTCACAGGACACACTGTGATAACacgaatgaatgaatagcaGGTTCATTATTATAAATCAAGCCATTTTTCGCTAATAAACACCCCTGACAAACATCAGGAGACAATTCCAaacttccgttttttttttttttatcctacttctatttttttcccacccctTTGATGAGTAATACAGATTTAGTGAACTTTGCCCCCGGTGTCCCTGGTCCAGCCCGGGATGAGGAGCCCCCTGCAGATAGCACTGGGATGGGAACTGGGACAGACGTCTcggatatacacacacacatccaaattAGATCACCAAACGACACGCAAAGGGGTCCATctctccctcacacacacaaacacacacagtggcACAGGGATTCCCACAGCAAGACCCGGGACCCGAAGGGGCAGCTCAGTGGACTGGAAGACTAACATTACTCCAGGCGGGCTCTGGATTAGATCAAGTCTGGGAATTTCACACTGGGAGACGGAGAGCAGGGCATCGATGGTGACAGCTAATAGGGGaggggacataaaaaaaaaaaaaaatccaattacgGGCTTTGAGCACTATTTCACAGATTTTTCTAAGTGATCCTATTTATGTCTTTTTACAGTATACAGGCAAATCTGAATTTAGAGTTGCACACCAGTGTAGTACCGCATTTTGCCACAACATGCCGGGCAGCACTGAGTTGAACTGGAAGAAATGCAGTGTAatcttagcattaagctagcagacattTGTTATGTGAAAGtatatggtttggttgaacattttggtgtttaaatgtacaatttttgatttgttttgtgtaaGTTTTACaggaaacttcaactgggagttgCCTCATATAGAGAACCGTCAAAGTGTGAGTTAAAACATGTGCGGAGGAATACTTTACAAGTCTctgatgttttgtattttttgttagctTTAAGCTAAGCAGAATATCCTAAAGTAAAGCGACAgtctgctgtttaaaaaaaacaacaacattatgtTAATGTAATGTTTAAACTAACTCAGAATGGCAATAAACAGcctgatatttttttctagtaaCTCAAACCATCAGGTGAAAAATCTTATGTCGGATCATTTGTAAGTCGAGCTATCACTGTATTAcattgaaaagaagaagaaaaaaaaggcgtgAGGAAATGAAACAGTAGGACTGGTAATGGGGAAATGAGGGCAGCAGTTGGATGAAAAAGAGCCCTGATAGTAGAAATATGAAAGGCCGAGGTGGTGGTaaaagatgggggggggggggggggagcggggtTCCGAGTGAACGAAAGAACGATGAAAGGCGGTAGCTGATGAAAAGAGGCGCGCACTCACCGGTCTCGCAGCACACGGTGACGCGCAGCTTCATACACGGCAGCGGCGGCCCTTCATCTGCAGGCAGAGCTGAGCCacaagaaaaaaggagagagagagagagaaggacttCAGTGCAAGGCGCTAATGAAAATCCCCCCCAGTCATTGAACGCATCACACCAGAGCGTGGGACAATCCTTGATTTTTGGATCGGGAGTACCTACCAGCCACCTGCATTTAAATTATGCCACTAAAATGACGCGTTATTTGGCTAAATACAAACATATTCAAATCCATCACATGAATGGTTTTCTCAAGAGTTCACGTTTATCTCCACAAGTGAagcataaaagaagaagaaaaattctTTGGCATCCCTCGTATGACGCTAACACGCGTGCAAACTGAATAATTCACAACAGCATTAGGCAGCGAAGCAGTCAGTGTGagcaactgtcttttttttggtatcgGTATTATATTAAATAACAGGGTACGGCACATAATACAGccacaatattttcttttctaagCACCAACCACACACTTTAGATTGCACAATATGACTACAAGAGATAAATCAAATTTCCTGTCTTTACAAGGTAAGGCTCACACTATCAGAGAGGTATTCATTTAGTGGTGTTtaatttacattcattttagaTAAATAGATgctgcaggtgtacctaatgcagTGGCCAATAAGTTGCAACAACTTGCCAGTCTGCTCTGAAACACAGGCGACATCTGCGTAACATCCTGTCAAAAGtcagaccttcaaaataaaagctacaaGTTACGGATTGCTTCTGTAACGGTCACActtaataaagacaaaatagttttaaataaatcaacataGGGCCATATAAAGTGTGGTGACTCTTATTATTCtgagtgcttttattttgaagggctGACTTTTGACAGGATGTTATGTAGATGTTGCCctaacttgactttttttttttttattttgccgaTCAAACGTGGAAACCCGAGTCCTTAATAACACTTGCATCGTGGAATAAGCACTcggaaaatgttaaatgttcagTTATTCACTTCATTAGTCATTGATATTTTCAAACTGGTTgttcagatgatggatggaggaATGGTTTTGAAATATAAAGCAATAGGTattctttttaaaacacatttgttttttgttaatccTTTTGGGTGTCTGGAACGGATTCATTGGGTTTACATTATCTCCTATAGAAAGTATTGCTTTGGATTTCGTACAACTTGGTTTtagttagggttaaaaaaacaacaactaatgtTCCACCGTTGTAGTTTTAGAAAACTCAGGATATGTTAGAGGTTTTTAAGAGttgcgttttcttttttttttatatatagtttttatagACCTCTTCAGCAGGGATATTAACAAGATTTTAGGGTGTTATTTTAAGGCAAACTTGTTAAATATTAGTGCTTTAGCTAGCACAGGCAaatgatgcccccccccccccgccccccatccccAAGATGACTAGAATGGGTGTTACCACCTCCCATTAACAAATCTTGGAACTCTTATGTCATGATTTTTACATATAATTTGGTCCAGGCTGGTCACGTCAGGTAAttccagatatttttttttaatttgggttattttaaaatggactctTTACATAGTGACTTGTGAGTAATGAGCCAGAGATGTCGGGGCTCGTGAGCGCCACAGTGAGTGGGAGCAGACGAGCTGAGCCGGGCTCAGACTCAAGCAACTAATGGAATTAGTGTATGTAACACTATTGTTGTCTAATGCCTTTATAGTCTGTCCAGTGGCGCACACTAAACACAAGAGACACATATTTGGACCAACTTTATCACTCATGTTGACCAAACACAAACACTAGCAGCCCAAAGTGGTCCGATCCGGCAAAGGGATGGGGGTTTTAGGGTGGAGGGGGCAACTTTCCATTGTTGATTTTCTCTGAAGTAGCCCAACAAACACAATAGCCTacggattgtgtgtgtgtacataataTACATGAATGTGGAGCCTTGCTTTCATACTCCAACAAAGCTCCATTGTCAGGCCTACTACACTAGTAATTTATGTAAAGatgctttttttctcctttcatcCCTTGCTTTTGTTTGCTCTCCCTCcattgtacagttttttttttttacagtaactgTCACAGAATTCAACCACTAATTtcatgtaaaatattaaaatccaACACTGCCTTTTTTAATCACAAGTAACAAGCGTACAGTCGCTAATGTAGTAACCTACATCTTTATTCAGTATAGTAAACCCCCACCGATTCGCCGCAAACCATTCAATTGCTCACAAATGTATCTGTAAAAATaagtatttgctgaaaaacacggCACAATGTTAGCAGAAgagtagcaaaaaaaataaataaataaatctatatatatatatatatatatatatatatatatatatatattttttttttttttttttttgtaaaaaatgccagggcaaaaaataaataaataattactgggcaaaaaataaataaataaataaaaaaattctatttatttatttattttttgccctgGCATTTTTTACTTGGGCCCGCCAGCCTGGCCCGACTTGATTCCCGAGCACCTCTGGCTAACACGTagctctgccactgatgtttgcTGTCTATATGTATTAATGGGCcgctccctctaaattgtgggccagtttCTTGGGATAAAATGGAggaaattaataatttaatagcACAGCATAGACCCCAAAAGACCCCAGCCTACCAGGCATCTGCCCCATCTGCCAGAtgggccagtccagccctgggtGGTATGCTAGATCACTATTGGCTGTGGTGGAAGGAAAACTAATCTTACAacatagcttaaaaaaaaaaaaaaagtcttgcaagtgattttattttgacaagaaaaaaagggtttcaGTGCACTTGTGTGTCACCTTTGCAACCGTAAAAATACCAATTTTCGAGCACTACGACCTTTGCCATTTGTTAGCTTGAGCAGTCTGCCTGTATTGATCTTCAAGTTGTTCCTCAGACACTTTGCAGCCCCTCAGTCTCACTGTGTGCTACAGCGTGTCACTGTTGCACACCATGTATTCTCTTCACTCCTTTCATTCCCTGCCTTGTCTCATGTCCACCCACTTCTCTTGCTCGCACTGACACAAGTCATCTTAAAAAGGaatggagaaagaaaaaaaaaggtttaagagCTGCCAAGATGTCCTCTATCTGCTATTCTTTTCTGTTGAGGCATGGTGGAAGTAAGTGCACAGGTGGATGGACAGAAGAATGTCTATCTATGTACCTAATGAGATGTTGGAACCCAATTTACTTTTTGGATAATTTATCATAGTGCTTTTTTTCTGTCGTGCAGAAAACTAAGTTTTTgctttttcacaaaatattatcagTGATGGAAAAGCGACAAGAGCCTCTGTCCTTGCTGCTAAGTACAAAGTGGCTAAGTTGATAATAATATCAAGGGTAGAACAGAATGTACACCACAAGTGAGCTTGATATGTGCAAATGTAGCGCCAAAGTTCAAGTTGAGAATCTGTAATTTTTTAGTTTACACGGGTTACTGTAACTGCTTTTTACACTTCTCTGACAGTTAGGAATATTCAAACTTTCGTTTATAGATTACAGGAAAATCCCCGCACATTTGTTGTTcagtattttaaattttttgtaataatataaCAAGAAATAAATCTTTCAATAAAATAACTGGAACGTAGTTCCTCAAGTAAGAAAATATGATTGAGAAACTTAACAATAGGCTGGAAAAAAAGCTTTACAGGTTATTCAAGCATGGCATATTTTCTTGAATAGATCCGCAAGACTCAAAGTGATTCTAAACAATGGCATGCCTTCATGTCTCTTGGATCAGTGCCCAcgcacagtcacacacacacgcatcgtACTCACAGCTATAATAGTAGTGGCGCCCTGGCAGAAACTCAAATCCCAGCGAGAAAGGGGTGAATCTTTGGATCTTCTCGGAGAAGCGCACCGAGCCAAACGGAGCGAAAGGGGCGTTGCATTCCCACCGCTTGATGGCTGCGGTCGTCTCCACGCAGCCCTGGAAGGCGGCCTCCTCCGTCAGGTAGAGGGCCAGCGTCTCCGGCTGCCTGGGGCCCAGGGTCTGCCTGCTGGGGTAGTAAGGGCAGTAGAAGTCCAGGTAGTCGTTCAGGTTCACCTGGATGGACAGTTCGCCTGCTGTTAACCTGGaagagaaaatgacaaaaacaggaTTATTCATAATGCAGATGACCATAATTATTGATGGTTGCATTTAATTCAAGTTCGAGTACAACTGAGGCAAAACGGAGCAGTGCTTGGGTGCAAGTATCCAAGAGAAAGGTATAGTTACAGTACATTAGCTCGCTAGCTAATAGCTAAAGTCTCAATTAGTATGCTCTCTTAAGACGGTCAACAACAGATCAGCTACAGTAAAAAGAGATTCTCCTGCCCCTCTAAAAACAATCGATATATAATTTCTCCCCCAAAGTCGATCAAGGAAGCCAACCGCTTTGCTACCCTAAGCATCTTGTATTTCTTCATTTCATAACCAACCGGTTTCATGCTAATGCTTAGGCTAATCACTAAAAGTTAAGAGTATTTTTACCAAGAGCTTCCATAGTTGAGCACAGTCACATAGGCCCCAAAATATACACATTTGACAAAGTAAATTTCACCACAGCAGGGTTAAAAAAAGAGTTTTTCCGCAAAAAGTTGCACCCTTCACACAATGAGCCAAAAAACTATTCATTTGTCTAGTTGAAGTACTTTAGTAGtgtcaaaaatactttttgttttttgtcaggcTGCTGTACTTTTGGTACGATGAGCCTCATAAGACCCCTAACATTGGGCCTAGCAAAAGTTAGCTTAGCAGCGTTAAAATTATGTTCTTGTCCTCATGCTGCTGCGCTTTCGCACGATGAGCCTCACAAGATCTAAAAAGTATTCATTTGCCTAGTTGAAGTACTTTCgtagttttaatttattattatttttttgtcaagctGCTGTACTTTTGGTACGATGAACCTCTCATAAGGACCCAAATTTTTGGGCCTAGCAAAAGTTAGCTTAGCAAGCTTATATGTTTTCTCATGCTGCTGCGCTTTTGGCACCACGTGACTCTTAGGGCCTAAAAACACATTCATTTGCCTCGCTAAAGTTACCTTAGCAGGGCTAAACATGCGCTTTTCTTAATTGTTCTGCTGTGCTTTGCCTAAAGTCTCCTAGCGCCAACCAGTTGACTCCCGCCTCACATATCAAAAACCCACTTAATAAGCGTTTATGATTCAACCTATTATAATGTGACATTTGAAATCAACAGGGTTCCTTGTTTTGACAAGAGAGATAATGCCATACTTTTCAAGATCATGTTGTGCGCCAAAGAGCACATCCATCTGAATCTCCAAATGTTATGGACTGGGCTGGACGCAATTTGAAATCAATAAAGGCTCTTGCTTTGGCACAGACCCATTATCCCTAAAAGTCCAATGGGAGACGAGTTGGAAATTGTGAGCAGTCAAGCGCTGGAAAGGAACGTGTAGCAATTTGAATCGCAGCTGAGGCTTCCTCCTCGCTCTTGTGCCACATATCACTTAAAATCAATAGGGATTTTTGGCTTCGCCGTGAAGGAACGATCCCTCAAGTCTGCAAAAGGTCGGTTTAAGAACTGGCACAATGGACTGAGGCTTTGCTGAGACACTTACACAGTGTAATAGGAGACCGAATGGAAAGAGAAAGCAATTAAGCAGATAAAGGGTATTCAGGGATTCCTAAATGCCTCGTGGAATGTTGCTACCTCCGGctcagtgatgtttttttttttttttttttttgggtgttggAAGGCAATATTTTAGAATTACCAAAGTGTCAAGAAAGTGGCGCTAAAACACACATCAATGCTAATTAAGACCATTGAGAGGAGTtcaagtacaaaaacaaaaacctgtaTTACTTGCTTCCACCTGTACAGTGCAGATAAAGCACAGACATGATTGGCATGCACGAGCAAACCTTCCGTCGAGGTTGACTGGTTTTTCGGCACAATAACAACCCGTGGACAAGACGGCATCATTAGAACAGAAGAGGTGCATAATGTAGAGCGCCGATTCCCGGCTTCCTGTCAGCTACAGTATATTAAAGAGTTACCCGTGTATAATCTAATATGGGCCGAGACTGAGGAGAGGCAGAAGGAAGCAGAGGGAAGTCGGTGAGGAATAATAAAGGCTGAGCgtgaaaaacagaaacaagaaAAGACAAGAAATGGAAAGTCATGGTGAGAGCTAATGAGGGGGATGAGGCAATGTGCTTGACACCTAAAACCAGGAATGGCGGGGCTCtgagttaataattataataatgaaaaaatacagTCTTAGTGTTGCAATAGATTCTTGTTGAGGTGGGTTGTACCCAgctgcctattttttttttactaaaatgaaacaaaaaacacgcacagcaaaatgtaccaaatttgtggttaaaaaataactcaattattaactcagtctgtggaacctcactccattcactAAAAATTATAGCTTCATTCATTTCCCGGCGACTTATAAACCTGATCATTATTTTATAACCTGGAATACACATTACTAGGGAGCATAGATGGGCATGCAAATGTGTTGACTCAACCTgtggaacctcactccattcactGAAAATGATAGCTTCATTCATTTCCATGCGACTTACAAAAGTAAACAATTTATAACCTGGAAGACACATTACGAGGGAGCATAGATGGTCATGCACATGTGTTAACTCAACCTGTGTAACCTCACTCCattcaatttacaaaaaaattatagcttCATTCATTTTCCTGCAATTCACAAAACTGATCATTATTTTATAACCTGGAATATACATTACGAGGGAGCATAGATGGTCATGCACAGGTGTTGACTCAACCTgtggaacctcactccattcactGAAAATGATAGCTTCATTCATTTCCATGCGACTTACAAAAGTAAACAATTTATAACCTGGAAGACACATTACAAGAGAGCATAGATGGGCATGCACATGTGTTAACTCAACCTGTGTAACCTCACTCCattcaatttacaaaaaaattatagcttCATTCATTTTCCTGCAATTCACAAAACTGATCATTATTTTATAACCTGGAATATACATTACGAGGGAGCATAGATGGTCATGCACAGGTGTTGACTCAACCTgtggaacctcactccattcactGAAAATTatactttcattattttttatgccaCTTATAAAACAATGATCAGTTTTGTAACTTGGAAGAAATTACGAGGGAGCATAGACGAGCATGCGCAGTTGTTGACTGAAC is a window encoding:
- the efna4 gene encoding ephrin-A4 isoform X2 is translated as MGSLIWTPATLPAWKTTFLLLNIISAVVSKRHAVYWNSTNSRLTAGELSIQVNLNDYLDFYCPYYPSRQTLGPRQPETLALYLTEEAAFQGCVETTAAIKRWECNAPFAPFGSVRFSEKIQRFTPFSLGFEFLPGRHYYYSSLPADEGPPLPCMKLRVTVCCETASKGSKQTQATSPLSRGCPSRAPSLGLLLLLLILPAVLLTT
- the efna4 gene encoding ephrin-A4 isoform X3, encoding MGSLIWTPATLPAWKTTFLLLNIISAVVSKRHAVYWNSTNSRLTAGELSIQVNLNDYLDFYCPYYPSRQTLGPRQPETLALYLTEEAAFQGCVETTAAIKRWECNAPFAPFGSVRFSEKIQRFTPFSLGFEFLPGRHYYYSSLPADEGPPLPCMKLRVTVCCETATSPLSRGCPSRAPSLGLLLLLLILPAVLLTT
- the efna4 gene encoding ephrin-A4 isoform X1 produces the protein MGSLIWTPATLPAWKTTFLLLNIISAVVSKRHAVYWNSTNSRLTAGELSIQVNLNDYLDFYCPYYPSRQTLGPRQPETLALYLTEEAAFQGCVETTAAIKRWECNAPFAPFGSVRFSEKIQRFTPFSLGFEFLPGRHYYYSSLPADEGPPLPCMKLRVTVCCETGPLFPNVTLRNVWSIETKQETTLWRARRRVGCHGNRHRMMTRCHTGIYYLHQGGYFFHPCWWRKLKHNLHFGRMGDGGAY